A stretch of Veillonellales bacterium DNA encodes these proteins:
- a CDS encoding response regulator transcription factor gives MVREQTILIVDDDIQIREILAMYFVKEGFTIVEAADGADAIRKAEQTKPNMVILDIMMPILDGIEVCRQIRKFSRVPIIMLTARAEDDDRIMGLELGADDYITKPFNPREVVARVNAVLRRVPDTEFIKADILRFTNLEININEHTITTFGQTIPLTSKEMELLWCLASHPKRTFSREMLLEKVWGYTYCGETRTVDSHIKRLRQKLGIKDTSPWNIQTVWGVGYRFEVRS, from the coding sequence ATGGTACGGGAACAGACGATATTAATTGTCGATGATGATATACAAATCCGAGAAATATTAGCTATGTATTTTGTCAAAGAAGGTTTTACTATTGTGGAAGCGGCGGACGGTGCGGATGCCATTCGTAAAGCGGAGCAGACAAAACCTAATATGGTTATTTTGGATATTATGATGCCGATACTGGATGGTATCGAAGTTTGCCGACAAATCAGGAAGTTTTCCCGTGTGCCGATCATCATGCTGACAGCCCGTGCTGAAGATGATGATCGGATTATGGGACTGGAGTTAGGGGCGGATGATTATATAACTAAACCCTTTAACCCCCGTGAGGTAGTAGCCCGGGTTAATGCCGTGCTGCGACGAGTACCTGACACCGAATTTATCAAAGCCGATATTTTACGCTTTACCAACCTGGAAATCAATATTAATGAACATACCATTACTACCTTTGGTCAAACTATTCCACTAACATCGAAGGAAATGGAACTGTTATGGTGTCTAGCTTCTCATCCCAAGCGAACTTTCTCTCGAGAAATGTTGCTGGAAAAAGTATGGGGATACACCTACTGCGGTGAAACCCGCACGGTGGACAGCCATATTAAACGCCTCCGGCAAAAGCTGGGAATAAAAGATACTTCACCTTGGAATATTCAAACGGTATGGGGTGTAGGATACCGTTTCGAGGTACGATCATGA
- the gyrB gene encoding DNA topoisomerase (ATP-hydrolyzing) subunit B, whose protein sequence is MDSNEDITVNGHYGAGQIQVLEGLEAVRKRPGMYIGSTSARGLHHLVYEVVDNSIDEALAGYCNKVDVIIRQDNSIIVMDNGRGIPVDMHETGKPAVEVVLTILHAGGKFGGEGYKVSGGLHGVGVSVVNALSTYMEVEVQRDGKLYSITFERGNTVKPLSVIGTTDSTGTKVTFKPDPEIFEETVYSFDTLKHRLRELSFLNKGLNITLTDERTNVTEMYHYEGGIVSFVQHMNKNKDVIHPEPIYLTGFKDTTMVEIALQYNDSYVENLYTFVNNINTQEGGTHLSGFKTGLTRSVNDFARKLNMLKEGDENLSGEDIREGLAGVMSLKIQEPQFEGQTKTKLGNSEVRGIVDSIVSDGLNEFFDENPAVTKKIIEKTIMASRAREAARKARELTRRKSALEISSLPGKLADCSIKDPMQTEIYLVEGDSAGGSAKQGRDRRFQAILPLRGKILNVEKARLDKILNNAEIRAMITAFGSGIAEEFDIEKSRYGKIIIMTDADVDGAHIRTLLLTFFYRYMQPLLEKGRVYIAQPPLYLIKKGREQWYLYSDAEMDELLNRIGRENIAVQRYKGLGEMNPEQLWETTMNPEGRTILQVSMDDAMDADEIFSVLMGDKVEPRRKFIEDNAQKVRNLDI, encoded by the coding sequence ATGGATAGCAATGAAGATATTACGGTGAACGGCCATTATGGTGCCGGACAGATTCAGGTTTTGGAAGGATTGGAAGCGGTACGCAAACGACCGGGAATGTATATTGGCAGTACCTCGGCCAGAGGTTTGCATCATTTGGTCTATGAAGTAGTTGACAATAGCATTGATGAGGCATTGGCCGGTTATTGCAATAAAGTGGATGTCATCATCCGTCAGGACAACAGCATTATCGTTATGGACAATGGTCGGGGTATTCCGGTGGATATGCATGAAACCGGAAAACCGGCGGTAGAAGTCGTCTTAACCATTCTCCATGCCGGCGGTAAATTCGGCGGAGAAGGCTATAAAGTTTCCGGCGGTTTGCATGGGGTAGGCGTGTCGGTTGTTAATGCGTTAAGCACCTATATGGAAGTAGAAGTTCAACGGGATGGTAAACTGTATTCTATTACCTTTGAGCGGGGCAACACGGTAAAACCTTTGTCGGTGATCGGCACTACCGATTCCACCGGTACAAAGGTTACCTTTAAACCTGACCCGGAGATTTTTGAAGAAACGGTATATAGTTTTGATACCTTAAAACACAGGCTGCGGGAGTTGTCGTTTTTAAATAAAGGATTGAATATTACTCTGACGGACGAGCGGACCAATGTTACGGAAATGTATCATTACGAAGGCGGTATCGTTTCTTTCGTTCAGCATATGAATAAAAATAAAGACGTGATTCATCCTGAACCGATTTATTTGACAGGCTTCAAAGATACAACCATGGTGGAAATTGCCCTGCAGTATAACGACAGTTATGTGGAAAATTTATATACTTTTGTCAATAATATTAATACTCAGGAAGGCGGTACTCATCTCAGCGGGTTTAAGACTGGCCTGACCAGGTCGGTAAACGATTTTGCCCGTAAGCTGAACATGCTGAAGGAAGGCGATGAGAATTTAAGCGGCGAAGATATCCGGGAAGGATTAGCCGGTGTCATGAGCTTAAAAATACAGGAACCCCAGTTTGAAGGCCAAACAAAAACCAAACTGGGCAACAGTGAAGTCAGGGGCATTGTCGACAGCATTGTTTCCGATGGTTTAAATGAATTTTTTGATGAAAACCCGGCTGTTACCAAAAAAATTATTGAAAAAACCATTATGGCCTCAAGAGCCCGGGAAGCAGCCCGCAAGGCCCGGGAACTGACCCGTCGGAAAAGTGCTCTGGAAATCAGTTCATTGCCGGGGAAGCTGGCCGACTGCTCGATTAAAGACCCGATGCAGACGGAAATTTATCTGGTAGAGGGTGATTCCGCCGGCGGTTCGGCCAAACAGGGCAGGGATCGGCGGTTCCAGGCTATTCTGCCCCTAAGAGGAAAAATTCTTAATGTAGAAAAGGCTCGTTTGGATAAAATACTGAATAACGCAGAAATCAGGGCTATGATTACCGCTTTTGGCAGCGGAATTGCGGAAGAATTTGACATAGAAAAAAGCCGTTATGGCAAAATTATCATTATGACCGATGCAGATGTCGACGGCGCTCATATTCGTACTTTACTGCTGACTTTCTTTTACCGCTATATGCAGCCTCTGTTGGAAAAAGGCCGGGTTTATATCGCCCAGCCGCCGCTGTATTTGATTAAAAAAGGCCGGGAGCAATGGTATCTCTACAGTGATGCGGAGATGGACGAGCTGCTCAATCGAATTGGTCGGGAGAATATTGCGGTACAGCGTTACAAAGGCTTGGGGGAAATGAATCCGGAACAGCTATGGGAAACAACCATGAACCCGGAAGGGCGTACGATTCTTCAGGTCTCCATGGATGATGCCATGGATGCTGATGAAATATTTTCCGTTCTCATGGGAGATAAAGTGGAACCTCGCCGGAAATTTATTGAAGATAATGCTCAAAAAGTAAGAAATTTGGATATATAA
- a CDS encoding DUF370 domain-containing protein, translating to MFLHLGADIVIPLANIISINDLKSVRSVINKNFIQNMRDKKKVINVSAEEPKSFIITDNMVYLSAISSLTLKKRAGCFLEHETEEEDDRNIGG from the coding sequence ATGTTTTTACACCTGGGAGCTGATATCGTTATTCCTTTAGCGAATATCATTTCCATTAATGATTTAAAGTCGGTGCGCTCCGTCATCAATAAAAATTTCATTCAAAATATGCGGGATAAAAAAAAGGTGATAAATGTTTCGGCCGAGGAGCCGAAAAGTTTTATTATCACGGATAACATGGTTTATTTATCAGCCATATCTTCCCTTACATTAAAAAAACGAGCCGGCTGTTTTTTAGAGCATGAAACAGAAGAGGAAGACGATAGAAATATTGGGGGGTAA
- a CDS encoding DUF721 domain-containing protein, which translates to MYSLRDILPLTIKKLGLQKKYNAESAIQHWQEIVGEKISTHAAPVMVQRGVLLIAVSSPVWGHHLSMMKAEILSKINHFIGEKLIEDIRFQAGYLKNSQNQEPNEPEPSIQQQLRSLRLEETEVSAAYSLVEKMQDEQLRKKIFQIVKKDLKLKKAKQQRQWHPCIHCAALCPPEEQYCAVCQRERKEQVIIKVSHLLTEVPWLTYQELGQYMKCSPQEYSLGKEMLLTALLRDIHKEREDKLQILTLVMLTTGLKPEAVTAEMVTTTLEKFRRKKHVFTPGS; encoded by the coding sequence GTGTATAGTCTGCGGGATATATTGCCGCTGACGATTAAAAAGCTTGGGCTGCAAAAAAAATACAATGCCGAATCGGCGATTCAGCATTGGCAGGAGATAGTGGGCGAAAAAATTTCGACCCATGCCGCTCCGGTGATGGTGCAGCGGGGAGTATTGCTGATTGCTGTTTCCAGTCCGGTTTGGGGTCATCATCTTTCCATGATGAAGGCAGAAATTTTAAGTAAAATTAATCACTTTATTGGCGAGAAACTCATTGAAGATATCCGCTTTCAAGCAGGATATTTAAAAAATAGCCAGAATCAAGAACCTAATGAGCCGGAGCCGTCAATTCAGCAGCAGCTTCGTTCGTTGAGACTGGAAGAAACAGAGGTCAGCGCTGCTTATAGTCTTGTCGAGAAAATGCAGGATGAACAGCTGCGAAAAAAAATATTTCAGATTGTAAAAAAAGATCTGAAGCTAAAGAAAGCAAAGCAGCAGCGACAGTGGCATCCATGCATACATTGCGCCGCTCTTTGCCCACCGGAAGAACAGTACTGCGCCGTGTGTCAGCGGGAACGGAAAGAACAGGTGATTATTAAGGTTTCCCATTTATTAACGGAAGTGCCTTGGCTTACCTATCAGGAGCTAGGTCAATATATGAAGTGCAGCCCCCAGGAATATTCTTTAGGAAAAGAAATGCTGCTGACAGCTTTATTGCGGGATATCCATAAAGAAAGGGAAGACAAGCTGCAAATTTTAACACTGGTGATGCTAACCACAGGGTTGAAACCGGAAGCTGTTACCGCGGAAATGGTAACGACAACTCTGGAAAAGTTCAGGAGGAAAAAACATGTTTTTACACCTGGGAGCTGA
- the recF gene encoding DNA replication/repair protein RecF → MQVKKLVLHNYRNYIDLTLNFNHHINIFIGPNAQGKTNILEAIYFGAMGRSHRTNLEGELIRWNQAAGGIQIEFSRLDIANHLAFKLIQNQNKEILLNSHPVKSRDLIGAFNAVLFSPEDLLLIKGIPAGRRKFLDTEISQASPAYYHQLLQYNRILSQRNHLLKKIREHKAKPELLDTWDEQFAAAAGWIVDKRRLAVKKLSMLANLMHRKITNHQENLAVTYLVQGVDQSPADDMIAWYCHQLPILREHDIFRGSTGVGPHRDDLQLTVNGINLRNFGSQGQQRTGVLALKLAELEFIKSETGEYPVLLLDDVMSELDSMRREHLLSFIRERVQTFITATETKYFPEKQTGRYYQVLQGKVTESDRSGHCV, encoded by the coding sequence ATGCAGGTAAAAAAACTGGTATTGCATAATTACCGCAATTACATAGATCTAACATTAAATTTTAATCATCATATTAATATATTTATCGGCCCGAATGCCCAGGGAAAGACTAATATTCTGGAAGCCATCTATTTTGGCGCTATGGGCCGCTCTCACCGCACGAATCTGGAAGGAGAGCTGATTCGCTGGAATCAGGCAGCTGGTGGAATACAAATTGAATTTTCCCGCTTGGATATCGCGAATCATTTAGCTTTTAAACTAATACAAAACCAGAATAAGGAAATACTATTGAATAGTCACCCGGTAAAATCCCGGGATTTGATTGGCGCTTTTAATGCTGTGCTATTTTCGCCGGAGGATTTGCTGTTAATTAAAGGAATACCGGCAGGGCGGCGAAAATTTCTTGATACTGAAATTTCTCAGGCAAGCCCGGCCTATTATCATCAATTGCTGCAGTACAATCGAATTCTTTCTCAGCGTAATCATTTATTGAAGAAAATCCGGGAACATAAAGCCAAGCCGGAACTCCTGGATACATGGGACGAACAGTTTGCGGCGGCAGCCGGATGGATCGTTGACAAACGCCGGCTGGCAGTGAAAAAGCTATCGATGCTGGCCAATTTGATGCATCGAAAGATCACCAATCACCAGGAGAATTTGGCTGTTACCTATCTTGTACAGGGGGTGGATCAGTCACCGGCTGATGATATGATAGCCTGGTATTGTCATCAACTGCCCATATTGCGGGAGCATGATATCTTTCGCGGCAGTACCGGTGTCGGACCCCACCGGGATGATCTGCAGTTGACAGTGAACGGTATCAATTTGCGCAATTTCGGCTCTCAGGGGCAGCAGCGGACAGGTGTTCTGGCGCTCAAACTGGCTGAATTGGAATTTATAAAATCCGAAACCGGTGAATATCCGGTTTTACTGCTGGATGATGTAATGAGCGAATTGGATTCTATGCGGCGCGAGCACTTGCTTTCCTTTATCCGGGAACGGGTGCAGACTTTTATTACGGCCACTGAGACAAAATATTTTCCGGAAAAACAAACAGGCCGTTATTATCAAGTGCTGCAAGGCAAGGTAACCGAATCCGACAGGAGTGGTCATTGTGTATAG
- a CDS encoding RNA-binding S4 domain-containing protein: MEKIEITTPTIQLDQLLKWAGIAETGGQVKIMLADSLIRLNGTLVKERRKKIHPDDVVEIKGVGIWKVKAV; the protein is encoded by the coding sequence ATGGAGAAAATAGAAATTACCACGCCAACGATTCAATTGGATCAATTGTTAAAGTGGGCCGGTATTGCCGAGACCGGCGGACAGGTTAAAATCATGCTGGCAGACAGTCTTATCCGGTTAAACGGAACACTTGTCAAAGAACGCCGAAAAAAAATTCATCCTGATGACGTGGTGGAAATCAAAGGGGTGGGAATATGGAAAGTAAAAGCCGTTTAA